A region of Lycium barbarum isolate Lr01 chromosome 3, ASM1917538v2, whole genome shotgun sequence DNA encodes the following proteins:
- the LOC132630708 gene encoding laccase-4-like, translating to MNSWICIFILLAICLFPLVVECRVRHYKFNVVMTNATRLCSSKPIATVNGKFPGPTIYAREGDNVLVKVVNHVKYNVSIHWHGVRQLRTGWADGPAYIAQCPIQPGQHYMYNFTITGQRGTLFWHAHILWLRATVHGAIVILPKLGVPYPFPKPNHEAVVVLAEWWKSDTEAVINEALKSGLAPNVSDAHTINGHPGPVSNCPSQGGYKLNVEPGKTYMLRVINAALNEELFFKIAGHIMTVVEVDATYVKPFKTDTIVIAPGQTTNVLINANKNSGKYMVAASPFMDAPIAVDNVTAIATLHYPATLGGNNPTTTLTSTSTPPKNATPVANNFLDSLRSLNSQKYPAKVPLNIDHSLLFTVGLGVNPCPTCKQGNGSRVVASINNVTFTMPTTALLQAHYFGIKGVFTTDFPANPPVVFNYTSTTVPPANMGTTNGTKVYRLPYNATVQLVLQDTGLIAPENHPLHLHGFNFYQVGKGLGNYNSKTDPKNFNLVDPVERNTVGVPAGGWVAIRFRADNPGVWFMHCHLEVHTTWGLKMAFLVDNGKGPNESLLPPPKDLPKC from the exons ATGAACTCTTGGATTTGCATTTTCATCCTATTGGCAATTTGCCTTTTTCCTCTTGTCGTTGAATGCAGGGTTCGACATTACAAGTTCAAT GTGGTAATGACGAACGCGACTCGGCTTTGTTCATCAAAGCCCATTGCTACTGTGAATGGAAAATTTCCAGGACCTACAATCTATGCTAGGGAAGGAGACAATGTACTTGTCAAAGTTGTTAATCATGTTAAGTATAATGTCTCTATCCATTG GCATGGCGTTAGACAACTTAGAACAGGTTGGGCAGATGGACCAGCGTATATTGCACAATGTCCAATTCAGCCAGGACAACACTATATGTACAACTTCACCATCACAGGCCAAAGGGGTACACTATTTTGGCATGCTCATATTTTGTGGCTAAGGGCCACTGTTCATGGTGCAATTGTCATCTTACCTAAACTTGGAGTTCCTTATCCATTCCCAAAACCCAACCATGAAGCTGTTGTTGTCCTAG CTGAATGGTGGAAATCTGATACTGAAGCTGTGATTAATGAAGCTCTAAAATCAGGATTGGCCCCTAATGTTTCTGATGCTCACACTATTAATGGTCATCCCGGACCTGTTTCAAATTGTCCATCACAAG GTGGATACAAGTTGAATGTTGAACCAGGAAAAACCTACATGTTACGAGTCATCAATGCAGCACTTAACGAAGAACTCTTCTTCAAAATTGCCGGCCACATAATGACAGTAGTTGAAGTCGATGCCACCTACGTTAAACCCTTCAAAACAGACACAATTGTAATCGCCCCTGGCCAAACGACCAACGTACTTATCAATGCCAATAAAAATTCTGGCAAGTACATGGTTGCTGCTTCACCTTTTATGGATGCACCTATTGCTGTTGACAATGTTACAGCAATAGCCACTTTACATTACCCTGCCACACTTGGTGGAAATAACCCCACTACTACACTTACTAGTACAAGTACACCCCCAAAAAATGCCACCCCTGTAGCCAACAATTTTCTTGATTCTCTAAGAAGCCTGAATTCCCAAAAATACCCTGCTAAAGTTCCACTAAATATTGATCATTCCTTGTTATTTACAGTAGGTCTAGGTGTTAACCCATGCCCAACTTGCAAACAAGGCAATGGAAGCAGAGTTGTGGCTAGTATAAACAATGTTACATTTACTATGCCAACAACTGCACTTTTACAAGCACATTATTTTGGAATCAAAGGAGTTTTCACGACAGATTTTCCAGCGAACCCACCGGTTGTTTTCAACTACACTAGCACAACAGTACCACCGGCGAATATGGGCACGACGAATGGGACTAAGGTTTACAGGTTGCCTTATAATGCAACAGTTCAATTAGTTTTGCAAGATACTGGACTTATAGCCCCTGAAAACCATCCACTTCATTTGCATGGGTTCAATTTCTATCAAGTGGGAAAAGGACTAGGCAATTATAATTCAAAAACTGATCCTAAGAATTTTAATCTTGTGGATCCTGTTGAGAGGAATACAGTTGGTGTTCCAGCTGGAGGATGGGTTGCTATAAGATTCCGTGCTGACAATCCAG GAGTTTGGTTTATGCATTGCCATCTAGAGGTACACACAACATGGGGATTGAAAATGGCATTCCTTGTAGATAATGGCAAAGGTCCAAATGAGTCACTTTTACCACCTCCAAAGGATCTTCCAAAATGCTAA